Genomic DNA from Halobacteriovorax sp. DA5:
GAATCGAAGTGCTTTTTAAGTACACCTGAGGGGAATTTAGTCACCTTTCCTAGTGACTCACTTAGATTACTAAACTGCTGGCAAATTCAAAATTTCCCTTTCGTTCCTTATCTTTAGAAGAAGCGTCCCTCGCTTCTACAATAGTGCTTGCCTCTTCTTGGGCAGCTTCTGCAAAGTAGTTATCAATAGTTTGCTCATAGTCTTTTAGTAGTACTTCTTTAAGTTCTTCCTTAGATACTTTTAGAACACTACATACAGTATTTAGTGAACGTAGTGGTACTGAGCAAAGCCCACGTTCAATATTACTTATAAATTGCCCGTTCTTATAACCTAGGCGGTACGACAATCCTTGTTGTGACACCTTAGGTGATAAAGAACGTCTTTTGACTCTAATTAATTCAGCGATGTTCTCAAACACTCTTCTTTCTTTCATCCATAACCTCCAGTTTTATTATTTACCAACTATTGTTATTGGTACAACATGATGATAATATGTTTAGGCAATATTATTTACTTACAAATACGTAAGGTTTACTATGTCAATAAAATTAAAGGCTTACACATCTAATCATAAGAAAATCTTTAGGGAGGCGGAAATCGAGGCCCTCTATGGTGCCAAGTTTGAGTATTTAGATGAATTACCATTTGATCTTCCACCTGGAGAAATCCTACTTTTAGACCTCGATGAGATCACTGATGAGTTCATTGATATGGCCCAATATACAAGAGTTAAGTTCGTGACGCTGGTTGATACGCTTAAGCAGCACAACTTAAATCGTTTGCTTCCAATTGGTGGAAATTTATTTGCTGTTAAGGGCACACCATTTGAAGACTTCATGGAAATTCTCACAAGTCGCATTCATCAAATGGAGATGTTTAAGATACTTCACCTAGTTAGTCATACCGATGTTGAATTATTTCGCTTTATCCTAAGGGCCGGTAATGGAGAGAAGTCTAAATTAAGTGAACTTATTTTTGGCTCCACTAGTGAAAGTACGATGGACGTAAATTTAAGTCGTTTAAGAAAGAAGCTGCGTGATCCAAATATCGGCGATGACTTCTTTCGTATTATCACAAAGAGCGGAAGACTCTATGTGGTCAGTCGTTTAACGAATTACGAAATACCAAAACATTTATTAGAAAAAATTAAGATTCCTACCTAGTCGTTTCAAGTAAAATTACTTAGAGGTAGAAATGAAAATTTTGGCATACACAAGTGATAAGAGAAAACTCTTTCATGCGGATGCTATTGAAGAAGCGTTCGGACTTACCATTGAATACTTAGATGTCCTACCTTCTCAAACAGGAGTTGGAGAACTTCTTATTATTGAACTCGATACAATTCCAGATGAGCTCATTGAAGAAATCAAATATACCACTCTGAAATTTGTCTATGTGATCGATGACTTTACTCAGCCAAACCTTAATCGCTTTCTACCGCTTGGAGGAAACCTGTGTGTGCTAAAGAGCATGGAGGAGAAGGAGTTTATCGACGCCCTCTATGGCCGCTTTCACTTAATGGAAATTTACAAACTCTTTCACATCATAAGCCGAACTGACATGGAACTCTTTCGTCTCATCAATCGCGCGGGTAACGGAGAAAAGGGAAAGCTTACAGATATTCTCTTTGGTTCAACTAGTGAGAACACAATGGATGTGAGTTTAAGTCGTCTTAGAAAAAAACTTCGCGACCCTGAAATAGGAAATGACTTCTTTCGTATCATCACAAAGAAGGGAAGACTCTATTTAGTAAATCAATTAAATCACTATAAGATTGAAGATTATCTAATTGTGGAGTAAGTCTTATTTCTGACAGTGAGGACAGTAGTAAGTCCCACGTTGAGCAAGTGTGATCTTCTTAACTTCTGTCTCTTTACAAAGTCCACAAATCTTTTGATAGAACACCACAAGATTTTTTACACCTTCTCCTTTTTCACCAAAGGCATCTTGATAGCCACCAGAGAAAGTCGTGCCACCAGTACTAATAGAATCATCTAAAACAATTTTTACGGCCATAAAAACTTTTTCAAGCTCAAGCTTTGTAAGTGTCTTCATACGACGAGTCGGGCGAACTCCCGCACGTGCGCATATTTCGCTGGCCATGTAATTTCCCACACCAGAAAAAAAGTTCTGCTCTAAAAGAAACGGCTTTAAAACTTTATTAGGCCTTTCTTTTTTAAGCATCAAAAGATACTCAAGTGTGAACTCTGCTTTAGAAACATCAGGTCCTAAGCGCGTAAGCCAAGTCGCTTCATTTGGTGGAGAGTAGAGGTGAAAAACACCGAAGCGTCTTGGGTCGATGTAGCCCAAGTGTAGCGGGCCCTTTGCATTTGTTCCTATGAGTTTTATATGCGTGTGCTTTTCTGTAATTTCTTGCGTGGCAATTCGCCACGATCCCGACATCCCTAAACCTGAAATTGCACGCCATTCATTTCCGTCTTGATCAGTGAAAAAAAAGCGCAGAACTTTTCCTTGGCGCTCCACACGCTCAAGAGTCATGCCTTTTGGATTGAAGTCCTTATCTTTCACAATCGAATCACTCACGTCCGAGTATGCGACGTCTTCGATCTCCATTGGGAGAACGTGGGAGAGTTGTGATTTGATGGTTTCGACTTCTGGTAATTCTGGCACTTTGAGAATCCTCTTTTGTGTGAGGAGTAGCTTAACATTTTCGAAATTTATTTTGAATTTTTTTTGACTTTAAAATCTTGAGGTCCAGTTTAGGTTGGAATTGTAAGGTGTTCATTTTGTTATTGGCGTGGTTTGAGATGGTGTGTATGTGGTTGGAATTGTTGGGGTTCTAGTGGTGTACGGGGGTTAAGTTTTGGGTGGGGAATGGCGATGGGGGGGAGAGGTATGAGTTTAAATAGAAGGTTTTATGTATCTAAAAGGTTTTACTGTTTACAATTTTCGTAAATTTTATAAAGAAGGAAATACTGTACGCCTTGTCTCTCCTAATTCTGAAAAGAACAATAGAGTTTCGTCATCTTCAACTTTAATTGTTGGTAAAAATAATTCAGGTAAGACAACGATTACAAAGGCATTGTCACGCATAACTTCCAAATATGGAATAGATTTAAAAGGTAATGATTTCAATTTATTTTATATAAATGATTTACTTAAAGAATATAGATCTCAAAAATCAATAAAAAATTTGCCATATGTAGAATTCAAATTTGAAATAGGAGTCACACCTGAGGACTTTGTTCATAATATTAAAAATTTTATAGTAGTTGAAAAAGACAAAGTTAAGAAAAAAAAGAGAGACCAAGATGTCACTCTTAATATCATTTTGAAGTTAGTTATTGAAGAAGAAGAAGAGTTTAGGAATAAGTTAGGAAATATCTTTGGTAAATTTGAAGGTCACAATAATCGTATTTTAGAAAAAACATTAGAATTAATTGATAATACAAAATTTAAACCACTTTACTTTGATGAAACAGGTCAAACTATAGACGACAAGGGTTTTAAAATATCAAATTTGATTGAAGTAAAAGAAATTCCTGCAAATAGTAACTTAAAAGAGAACAGTTTATCATCAATTTTTAATAAAATTATAAGAGCGAGATATTTAGATGAAGAAAACTTAAAGCAGTTTGAAGACTTAAATGATGAAATCGATTCTATTAATCAAAAAGTAACATCAAAAATAGTAAATGATCAGAGTTCTACAGTTAATACTGTTTTGGATGAGATAGAATCTGTTAATCATTTAAGAGTTAATCTAAGTTCTGACTTAGATTTTGAAAAGTTAACAAAGAATTTAATACGCTACGAATATTCAGAAGGAGAGATGTTCATACCTGAAGGACAGTTTGGGTTAGGTTATACTAGCTTGATAAACATAATTGCAGAAATTATTGACTATGTTTACAAGGTGCCTTCTAGTGACGTTAATAGTAAGATAAATCTAATATGTATTGAAGAGCCCGAGGCATTTATGCACCCTCAAATGCAAGAATTGTTTATTATGCATATTGATAGTGCCGTTAGAAAATTACTGGAAAGCACTAAGAAAAGTCTTAATAGTCAGCTGGTAATCACTACACATTCAGCACATGTTTTGAATAGTAAAATACATACTAGTAATTCGTTTGATAATATAAATTACATATCGCTTTTGGGACGAGAGTCTGTAATTGTTCCTCTTAATGACGAAATTCTTCTTAATTCGAATTCAAAAAAGAAATCAAAGAAAAAGTCAAAGAAAAAGAAAGTGACTAGGAAGCATGAAGCAAGTGTAGAAGCTTTAATAAAAAAGAAAAAAGACGATCTTAATTTTCTAAAAAAACATATAAAATTTAAAGTTTCAGAGTTCTTTTTTGCGGATGCCGTTATTTTTGTTGAAGGTGTTACAGAAGAAACTCTTTTATCATATTATATAAGTCAGAACAGTGAACTTAATAAATATTACATTACAATATTAAATATCAATGGTGCGCATGGCTTAGTGTATCATGCTCTAATTAAATTGTTAAAAGTACCATGTCTAATAATAACTGATTTAGATATAAAAGTAGGAGATGATGATTCACGAGAAGATACACTAGCACAGATCAACAGTTTAACAGGTTGTACTACGACCAATAAAACAATCCTAAAATACACTGAAAATGACTTGGATACATTAAAAAGCTATGTTGAAGATGAAAATTTGTATTGTGTATTTCAAAAAGACCCTGTTGAAGGGTATTACGCTACTAGTTTTGAGGAAGCATATATTTTAAAAAACTTTAAAAATAATATTCTTCAAAGCGCTTTGAAAAACATAAAACCTAAAATATATCAAGAAATAGTAGGTGGAAATAATGATGTTAGTTTATTAGCGCAAAGTTCTTATAAGCTACAGAATAAGCTCTCTAAAAGTAAATCCATATTTTCTAATGAAATATTATATTTAATTCTTGCATCAGAAAGCGAGGAATTACCCACTCTTCCAGATTATATACAAGATGGTTTAGATTGGTTGGCGTGTAAGTTGAAAAGTATGGTTTGATAAAGGGGTTTTTAATGTTAAGTGAAATTTCTGTCGAGAACAAAAATGAAGAATATGAAATTCAAAATCAAATTAATAGTTGTTTGAGAAAAACGAAAAGTTTTGTATTTAACGCAGGAGCTGGTGCTGGCAAAACTTTTGCATTGATAAGTGCAATTAAGTATTTAATAAATTCTAAACATGATTTCTTAAATTATCACTCTAGGAAAGTGATGTGTATTACTTATACCAATATTGCAGTTAAGGAAATTCTAGAGAGGCTTGGTAGTACTGAGATAGTTAAAGTTTCCACAATACATGAAAGTATGTGGCGTATTATAAAAGATTATCAAGAAGAACTTTTGATTGTTCATACAAAAAAAATTGAAAATGAACTAGAGAGTTTAAAATATACTTTGGACATTGATAATGATGAAGGTAACTCTCGTGTATTTTCAAAATATAGAAAGTTAGACAACTTGAATAAGGAGGAATTTAACGAGATCATCAAACAAAAAAAAGAGATATTTTATAATAATTATAGAAAAGATAGTGCTACGTTCAGGGCCTCATTTGATGATTCATTGAGAGAATTTAGGGACCTATTAAGCAATGTCTCCGATTTTAAGAAAATTGTTAAAATAATTTATAAAATTGATCAATATAACAATGCTTTGGAGTGTATTCGGAACAAAGAGGATGGGTATAAATATGTTAGATACGAGTCTAAATACAACTCAGATATTTTACATCGCATGATATTTAGTCATGACACATTATTAGAATATGCATACGAGGTAATAAGTAGTAATGATTTTATTAAGCAGGTTGTAGTTGATAGCTATCCATATTTTTTGGTTGATGAATATCAAGATACTGATCCTTGCGTTGTTAAAATAATATCGTGTCTAAATGACTTTTCAAATGAGAATAATAGAGACTTTGTTGCAGGCTACTTTGGTGATAATGCACAAAATATTTATGATAGTGGTGTAGGTGATGATTTACAATCTTTACATAAAGATCTTTTAAAAATAGACAAAGGATTTAATCGTCGTTCATGTCGAGAAGTGGTGAATTTAGTAAGTAATATTAGAAATGATGATTTAAAGCAGAGATCCATCTATAGTGACTCTGAAGGTGGCAGTATTGAGTTTTACTATTCAAAATGCATTAATAAAAAAGAGGTAACTTTTAATTTTATTAGAAAAGTCCAAGAAGAGTTGTACGGTACTTTAAATACACGTATTAATTGTCTTGTTCTCACAAATAAGCTTATTTCAGAATTAAGTGGGTTTGATAGGTTATATGCAATGTTTTCCAACACT
This window encodes:
- a CDS encoding helix-turn-helix domain-containing protein, producing the protein MSIKLKAYTSNHKKIFREAEIEALYGAKFEYLDELPFDLPPGEILLLDLDEITDEFIDMAQYTRVKFVTLVDTLKQHNLNRLLPIGGNLFAVKGTPFEDFMEILTSRIHQMEMFKILHLVSHTDVELFRFILRAGNGEKSKLSELIFGSTSESTMDVNLSRLRKKLRDPNIGDDFFRIITKSGRLYVVSRLTNYEIPKHLLEKIKIPT
- a CDS encoding helix-turn-helix domain-containing protein, whose translation is MKILAYTSDKRKLFHADAIEEAFGLTIEYLDVLPSQTGVGELLIIELDTIPDELIEEIKYTTLKFVYVIDDFTQPNLNRFLPLGGNLCVLKSMEEKEFIDALYGRFHLMEIYKLFHIISRTDMELFRLINRAGNGEKGKLTDILFGSTSENTMDVSLSRLRKKLRDPEIGNDFFRIITKKGRLYLVNQLNHYKIEDYLIVE
- a CDS encoding Fpg/Nei family DNA glycosylase, encoding MPELPEVETIKSQLSHVLPMEIEDVAYSDVSDSIVKDKDFNPKGMTLERVERQGKVLRFFFTDQDGNEWRAISGLGMSGSWRIATQEITEKHTHIKLIGTNAKGPLHLGYIDPRRFGVFHLYSPPNEATWLTRLGPDVSKAEFTLEYLLMLKKERPNKVLKPFLLEQNFFSGVGNYMASEICARAGVRPTRRMKTLTKLELEKVFMAVKIVLDDSISTGGTTFSGGYQDAFGEKGEGVKNLVVFYQKICGLCKETEVKKITLAQRGTYYCPHCQK
- a CDS encoding AAA family ATPase, whose protein sequence is MYLKGFTVYNFRKFYKEGNTVRLVSPNSEKNNRVSSSSTLIVGKNNSGKTTITKALSRITSKYGIDLKGNDFNLFYINDLLKEYRSQKSIKNLPYVEFKFEIGVTPEDFVHNIKNFIVVEKDKVKKKKRDQDVTLNIILKLVIEEEEEFRNKLGNIFGKFEGHNNRILEKTLELIDNTKFKPLYFDETGQTIDDKGFKISNLIEVKEIPANSNLKENSLSSIFNKIIRARYLDEENLKQFEDLNDEIDSINQKVTSKIVNDQSSTVNTVLDEIESVNHLRVNLSSDLDFEKLTKNLIRYEYSEGEMFIPEGQFGLGYTSLINIIAEIIDYVYKVPSSDVNSKINLICIEEPEAFMHPQMQELFIMHIDSAVRKLLESTKKSLNSQLVITTHSAHVLNSKIHTSNSFDNINYISLLGRESVIVPLNDEILLNSNSKKKSKKKSKKKKVTRKHEASVEALIKKKKDDLNFLKKHIKFKVSEFFFADAVIFVEGVTEETLLSYYISQNSELNKYYITILNINGAHGLVYHALIKLLKVPCLIITDLDIKVGDDDSREDTLAQINSLTGCTTTNKTILKYTENDLDTLKSYVEDENLYCVFQKDPVEGYYATSFEEAYILKNFKNNILQSALKNIKPKIYQEIVGGNNDVSLLAQSSYKLQNKLSKSKSIFSNEILYLILASESEELPTLPDYIQDGLDWLACKLKSMV
- a CDS encoding UvrD-helicase domain-containing protein is translated as MLSEISVENKNEEYEIQNQINSCLRKTKSFVFNAGAGAGKTFALISAIKYLINSKHDFLNYHSRKVMCITYTNIAVKEILERLGSTEIVKVSTIHESMWRIIKDYQEELLIVHTKKIENELESLKYTLDIDNDEGNSRVFSKYRKLDNLNKEEFNEIIKQKKEIFYNNYRKDSATFRASFDDSLREFRDLLSNVSDFKKIVKIIYKIDQYNNALECIRNKEDGYKYVRYESKYNSDILHRMIFSHDTLLEYAYEVISSNDFIKQVVVDSYPYFLVDEYQDTDPCVVKIISCLNDFSNENNRDFVAGYFGDNAQNIYDSGVGDDLQSLHKDLLKIDKGFNRRSCREVVNLVSNIRNDDLKQRSIYSDSEGGSIEFYYSKCINKKEVTFNFIRKVQEELYGTLNTRINCLVLTNKLISELSGFDRLYAMFSNTDFYRNVRFDSLNTELMSRDYDKLGNVVKIIYNLVNVNLYFRSAKISVSKIFPKDVIEKASYKEILDMVSEISSVSGETLYEYLGDLFNVFNMNSNSTHYSCFKKYIFNSDISSVEDLLSYFLDELYPSSTENDVEDKMSRIIELLNIDLKEYCNWFDFITENSNDNILFHTYHGTKGREFDNVILVMQNDFGVRQRNVFSNYFHSVINEKHLVDENDLKRNNSIKNLFYVACSRSILNLRVLYLDDIEPFREGIESLFSTISYFDVE